A genomic window from Streptomyces broussonetiae includes:
- the priA gene encoding bifunctional 1-(5-phosphoribosyl)-5-((5-phosphoribosylamino)methylideneamino)imidazole-4-carboxamide isomerase/phosphoribosylanthranilate isomerase PriA — MAKLELLPAVDVRDGQAVRLVHGESGSETSYGSPLEAALAWQRSGAEWLHLVDLDAAFGTGDNRELIAEVAGAMDIKVELSGGIRDDASLAAALATGCTRVNLGTAALETPEWVARVIAEHGDKIAVGLDVRGTTLRGRGWTRDGGDLYETLERLDKEGCARYVVTDIAKDGTLQGPNLELLKNVCAATDRPVVASGGVSSLDDLRAIAELVPLGVEGSIVGKALYAKAFTLEEALEAVSS, encoded by the coding sequence ATGGCCAAGCTCGAACTCCTCCCCGCCGTCGACGTCCGCGACGGTCAGGCCGTCCGCCTCGTGCACGGCGAGTCCGGCTCGGAGACCTCGTACGGCTCCCCGCTCGAGGCCGCCCTCGCCTGGCAGCGCTCCGGCGCCGAGTGGCTGCACCTGGTCGACCTGGACGCCGCGTTCGGCACCGGTGACAACCGCGAGCTGATCGCCGAGGTCGCCGGGGCGATGGACATCAAGGTGGAGCTGTCCGGCGGTATCCGCGACGACGCCTCGCTGGCCGCCGCCCTGGCCACCGGCTGCACCCGGGTGAACCTCGGCACGGCAGCCCTGGAGACCCCGGAGTGGGTCGCCAGGGTCATCGCCGAGCACGGCGACAAGATCGCCGTGGGTCTGGACGTGCGCGGCACGACCCTGCGTGGCCGCGGCTGGACCCGCGACGGCGGCGACCTCTACGAGACGCTGGAGCGCCTCGACAAGGAGGGCTGCGCCCGCTACGTCGTCACCGACATCGCCAAGGACGGCACGCTGCAGGGCCCGAACCTGGAGCTGCTGAAGAACGTGTGCGCGGCGACGGACCGTCCGGTCGTGGCCTCCGGCGGCGTGTCGTCCCTGGACGACCTGCGGGCCATCGCCGAGCTGGTACCCCTCGGTGTCGAGGGCTCCATCGTCGGGAAGGCCCTGTACGCGAAGGCGTTCACCCTGGAAGAGGCCTTGGAGGCTGTGTCGTCATGA
- a CDS encoding RidA family protein, whose protein sequence is MTSDAVRRVQSGSPWEESFGFARAVAAGDRVSVGGTTSFKGTVLYGEGDPYEQTKVAFGNALEALKEFGLGIESVIRTRMYLSHVRDVDEAGRAHKELFDSVRPATTLLVVEGFVDPRILVEVELEAFRGA, encoded by the coding sequence ATGACGTCCGATGCCGTGCGGCGGGTGCAGAGCGGGAGTCCCTGGGAAGAGAGTTTCGGCTTCGCGCGCGCCGTCGCGGCGGGGGACCGGGTGTCCGTCGGCGGTACCACGTCCTTCAAGGGCACGGTGCTGTACGGCGAGGGCGACCCGTACGAGCAGACCAAGGTCGCCTTCGGCAACGCCCTCGAAGCGCTCAAGGAGTTCGGGCTCGGCATCGAGTCCGTGATCCGTACCCGTATGTACCTGAGCCATGTGCGCGACGTCGACGAGGCGGGCCGGGCCCACAAGGAGCTGTTCGACTCCGTGCGCCCGGCGACGACCCTTCTCGTGGTCGAGGGCTTCGTCGACCCGCGCATCCTGGTCGAAGTAGAACTCGAAGCATTCAGAGGAGCCTGA
- the hisH gene encoding imidazole glycerol phosphate synthase subunit HisH yields the protein MELTAAQKKVVVFDYGFGNVRSAERALARVGADVEITRDFDKAMNADGLLVPGVGAFAACMQGLRAARGDWVVDRRLSGGRPVMGICVGMQILFARGIEHGVEAEGLDEWPGTVAPLQAEVVPHMGWNTVDAPADSRLFAGLDADARFYFVHSYAVHDWTLEAHNPVIEAPKVTWSTHGKPFVAAVENGALWATQFHPEKSGDAGAQLLTNWIGTL from the coding sequence GTGGAATTGACCGCTGCGCAGAAGAAGGTCGTCGTCTTCGACTACGGCTTCGGCAACGTCCGTTCCGCCGAGCGTGCTCTCGCGCGCGTGGGCGCCGATGTCGAGATCACGCGTGACTTCGACAAGGCCATGAACGCCGACGGTCTGCTCGTGCCGGGCGTCGGCGCCTTCGCCGCCTGTATGCAGGGACTGCGTGCCGCCCGCGGTGACTGGGTGGTCGACCGTCGGCTGTCCGGCGGACGGCCGGTCATGGGCATCTGCGTCGGTATGCAGATCCTGTTCGCGCGCGGCATCGAGCACGGCGTGGAGGCCGAGGGCCTTGACGAGTGGCCCGGCACGGTCGCGCCGCTGCAGGCCGAGGTCGTGCCCCACATGGGCTGGAACACCGTCGACGCCCCGGCCGACTCCCGGCTGTTCGCGGGCCTCGACGCCGACGCCCGCTTCTACTTCGTGCACTCCTACGCCGTCCACGACTGGACCCTTGAGGCGCACAACCCGGTGATCGAGGCCCCCAAGGTCACCTGGTCGACGCACGGCAAGCCGTTCGTGGCCGCGGTGGAGAACGGCGCCCTGTGGGCCACCCAGTTCCACCCCGAGAAGTCCGGCGACGCCGGCGCCCAGCTCCTCACCAACTGGATCGGAACCCTGTAG